The following proteins come from a genomic window of Chryseobacterium glaciei:
- a CDS encoding YncE family protein gives MKNCVSGKQTKIGAIALLALISIYSCNSDNEITVDQNAKTEEKVVVANRVSSSVTFIDAVTNNVTKTLTIANSDPMYVVYVPKTDKLYVGNRANKKIHVINPQNQQIETSINVGNGVFHMWADAQGKELWVVNDIDKTISVVNLATNSVTNTISVDMTPHDIFLSQDGTSAYVSVFTSSSTTDKIYKYSTSTYAKTGEKTVGKEPHLFYANNKLYVPCQLEKTYVLDGNTLNTLSEKVFTGAHGIFTLPSQNIFFVSNITGNQLYSINATTGDQIGSPVSSSAATPHNIVLNDKGDKMFVTHSAGTANKVSIYNVSSSGAISPSATATVGTNPFGLTYYKRELK, from the coding sequence ATGAAAAATTGCGTTTCAGGAAAACAGACGAAAATAGGAGCTATTGCTTTATTAGCCTTAATTTCAATTTACTCTTGCAATAGCGACAACGAAATAACTGTCGATCAAAATGCCAAGACGGAGGAAAAAGTTGTCGTTGCAAACCGCGTCAGCAGTTCTGTTACTTTTATTGATGCTGTTACCAATAACGTTACAAAGACGCTCACTATCGCAAATTCGGATCCGATGTATGTTGTTTACGTTCCGAAAACTGATAAATTGTATGTTGGAAACAGAGCAAATAAGAAAATTCATGTTATCAATCCTCAAAATCAGCAGATAGAAACATCTATTAATGTAGGAAACGGTGTTTTTCATATGTGGGCAGACGCTCAAGGCAAAGAACTTTGGGTAGTTAATGATATAGACAAAACAATTTCTGTGGTAAATCTCGCTACAAATTCCGTAACCAATACCATCAGTGTAGATATGACGCCTCACGATATATTTTTATCTCAAGATGGAACAAGCGCTTATGTTTCTGTTTTTACAAGCAGTTCTACCACGGATAAAATTTATAAATATTCTACCTCCACTTATGCTAAAACAGGTGAGAAAACAGTTGGAAAAGAACCTCATTTATTTTATGCCAACAATAAATTATATGTACCCTGCCAATTAGAGAAAACATATGTTTTGGATGGAAATACATTAAATACTTTGTCTGAAAAAGTATTCACAGGCGCTCACGGAATTTTCACGCTGCCTTCTCAAAACATATTTTTTGTGAGTAATATTACTGGTAATCAATTATATTCAATAAATGCGACAACCGGAGATCAAATCGGAAGTCCAGTGTCATCTTCTGCTGCAACACCTCATAATATTGTACTTAATGATAAAGGTGATAAAATGTTTGTAACCCATTCCGCAGGTACTGCAAACAAAGTTTCTATCTATAATGTGAGTTCGTCGGGTGCTATTTCTCCATCGGCCACAGCAACTGTAGGAACCAATCCTTTTGGTTTGACGTATTATAAAAGAGAATTAAAATAA
- a CDS encoding thioredoxin family protein translates to MIETYWKKGISFESYLNNIEKKIEAPEKQGLDEDKIQKCKLSLERAEQLMQNYFPDSNHENILNEKNFNGKILIIAEDWCGDCSQAIPVIKKFFEEKNAVKILYRDENPDLMKLFLTSGSESVPIVIILDVKSDIISHWGPRTAFGFELLAKYKSDPEKFPKEIFLSELQEYYESNKGFDIIDEIISLL, encoded by the coding sequence ATGATTGAAACATATTGGAAAAAAGGTATTTCTTTCGAATCCTATCTTAATAATATCGAAAAGAAAATAGAAGCTCCCGAAAAACAGGGTCTTGATGAAGATAAAATCCAAAAATGTAAGCTTTCCCTCGAAAGAGCCGAACAGCTCATGCAAAATTACTTTCCGGATAGCAATCATGAGAATATTCTTAATGAGAAAAACTTCAATGGAAAAATTTTAATTATAGCCGAAGATTGGTGTGGAGACTGTAGCCAGGCCATTCCGGTAATAAAAAAATTCTTCGAAGAAAAAAATGCCGTAAAAATACTATACAGGGATGAAAACCCTGATTTGATGAAATTATTCTTAACAAGTGGAAGCGAGTCCGTCCCCATTGTCATTATCCTTGATGTCAAGAGCGATATTATCAGTCATTGGGGACCGCGGACCGCGTTTGGATTTGAACTTTTAGCCAAATACAAAAGCGATCCCGAAAAATTTCCTAAAGAGATTTTCCTCTCCGAATTACAGGAATATTACGAAAGCAATAAAGGTTTTGATATTATTGATGAAATAATTTCTCTTTTATGA